A window of the Vibrio fluvialis genome harbors these coding sequences:
- a CDS encoding Maf family protein, with the protein MINRKLILASGSPRRRELLSQLGYQFEILVPNVEESQQSDENAAQYVERLSRDKALAGLQLAAEDVVVLGSDTIVVQDGLVLEKPHDFADAQRMLQHLSGNRHQVMTAVTVATQQQVRSVVVTTDVWFKVLSAEEIEQYWQSGEPRDKAGSYGIQGLGGRFVTRIEGSYYAVVGLPLYETDQLLHEFL; encoded by the coding sequence ATGATTAACAGAAAACTGATCCTGGCATCGGGTTCGCCGCGACGCCGGGAATTGCTGTCTCAACTGGGGTATCAGTTTGAGATTCTGGTTCCCAATGTTGAGGAATCCCAGCAAAGTGACGAAAACGCAGCGCAGTACGTAGAACGTTTATCACGTGATAAAGCGCTGGCTGGTTTGCAACTGGCGGCAGAAGACGTTGTGGTACTGGGTTCTGACACCATTGTCGTTCAGGATGGACTGGTGCTGGAAAAACCGCATGACTTTGCGGACGCACAACGGATGTTGCAACACTTATCAGGTAACCGTCATCAGGTGATGACGGCGGTAACGGTCGCTACACAACAGCAGGTTCGTTCTGTGGTAGTGACCACAGATGTATGGTTTAAAGTTTTGTCAGCAGAAGAAATCGAACAATATTGGCAAAGCGGTGAACCTCGCGATAAAGCTGGCAGTTATGGCATTCAGGGATTGGGTGGACGATTTGTAACAAGAATAGAAGGTAGCTATTACGCCGTCGTCGGGCTACCCCTCTACGAAACTGACCAGCTCTTGCACGAATTCTTATAA
- the mreD gene encoding rod shape-determining protein MreD, producing MANNDWAGRLVIWASFFFALVLQTIPWPGSLDLLRPSWLLLVTCYWVCALPHRVNVGTALVMGLLWDLLLGSTLGIRGMMMSIVVYIVAMNFLVLRNMALWQQSIVIGLLSMALEVLIFFGEYLIQDVTFNPLSLWSGLISCILWPWLFLLLRRVRRHWHVK from the coding sequence ATGGCCAATAATGATTGGGCAGGCCGTTTGGTTATCTGGGCCTCATTCTTCTTTGCATTAGTCTTGCAGACTATTCCATGGCCGGGTTCGCTGGACTTGCTCAGACCGTCCTGGCTGCTGCTGGTGACCTGTTACTGGGTCTGTGCTTTGCCACATCGTGTCAACGTTGGAACGGCGCTGGTCATGGGCTTGCTGTGGGATTTGCTGCTCGGTTCCACGCTCGGTATTCGCGGCATGATGATGTCGATTGTGGTCTACATCGTCGCGATGAACTTCCTGGTGCTGCGTAACATGGCTCTGTGGCAACAGTCGATCGTGATTGGCCTGCTGTCGATGGCGCTGGAAGTGCTGATTTTCTTCGGCGAATATTTGATTCAGGATGTGACATTCAACCCTTTGTCACTCTGGAGTGGTTTAATTAGCTGTATACTTTGGCCGTGGTTGTTTTTATTGCTGCGCCGAGTGCGGCGTCACTGGCATGTGAAATAG
- the mreC gene encoding rod shape-determining protein MreC: MKPIFGRGPSLQLRLFFAVVLSASLMLADSRLGAFSHVRFLLNSLVAPIQYAADLPRSMFDGFYENFNSRQQLMESNRALKRDVLTLKSDLILLDQYREENQRLRKLLGSSFVRDEKKVVTEVMAVDTSPYRHQVVIDKGRVDGVYEGQPVINEKGIVGQVTFVAAHNSRVLLLIDPNNAIPVQNIRNDIRVIASGNGQTDEIQLEHIATSTDIEVGDLLVTSGLGGVYPEGYPVAYVSEVDKDTRREFASIKAKPVVDFDRLRYLLLIWPNEDRQQKAMSAENQSMTEGLSNGQ, translated from the coding sequence ATGAAGCCAATATTTGGTCGTGGACCATCCCTTCAGCTGCGCCTGTTTTTCGCGGTTGTTTTGTCAGCCAGCCTTATGCTGGCTGATAGTCGTTTAGGCGCATTCTCACATGTGCGTTTTTTACTCAATAGCTTAGTCGCTCCAATTCAGTATGCTGCCGACCTGCCGCGCAGCATGTTTGATGGTTTCTACGAAAATTTCAATTCCCGTCAGCAACTGATGGAATCGAACCGTGCCCTCAAACGGGATGTGCTGACGCTGAAAAGCGATTTGATCCTGTTGGATCAGTATCGCGAAGAAAACCAACGCCTGCGCAAGTTGCTCGGTTCCTCGTTTGTCCGTGATGAAAAGAAAGTGGTCACGGAAGTGATGGCGGTGGACACCTCGCCGTATCGTCATCAGGTAGTGATCGATAAAGGCCGGGTTGATGGTGTTTATGAAGGTCAGCCGGTGATCAACGAAAAAGGTATTGTTGGCCAGGTCACGTTCGTGGCGGCGCACAACAGCCGCGTGCTGCTGCTGATTGACCCAAACAACGCCATTCCGGTGCAGAATATTCGTAACGACATTCGTGTTATTGCCTCAGGCAACGGCCAGACGGATGAGATTCAGCTTGAGCACATCGCAACCAGCACAGATATCGAAGTGGGTGACCTACTGGTGACTTCCGGTCTGGGGGGCGTTTACCCGGAAGGGTATCCGGTTGCTTACGTGTCGGAAGTGGATAAAGACACCCGCCGTGAGTTTGCCTCGATCAAAGCCAAGCCTGTGGTGGATTTTGATCGTCTGCGCTACCTGCTGCTGATTTGGCCGAACGAAGATCGTCAACAAAAAGCGATGAGTGCGGAAAATCAATCAATGACCGAGGGCTTAAGCAATGGCCAATAA
- a CDS encoding rod shape-determining protein, translating to MFKKLRGMFSNDLSIDLGTANTLIYVKGQGIVLDEPSVVAIRQDKGRGGKTVAAVGHAAKQMLGRTPGNISAIRPMKDGVIADFYVTEKMLQHFIRSVHDNSILKPSPRVLVCVPCGSTQVERRAIRESALGAGAREVYLIDEPMAAAIGAGLRVSEPTGSMVVDIGGGTTEVAVISLNGVVYSSSVRIGGDRFDEAIINYVRRNYGSLIGEATAEKIKHEIGSAYPGDEVQEIEVRGRNLAEGVPRSFTLNSNEILEALQEPLTGIVSAVMVALEQCPPELASDISENGMVLTGGGALLKDLDRLLTEETGIPVVIAEDPLTCVARGGGKALEMIDMHGGDLFSDE from the coding sequence ATGTTCAAAAAACTTCGTGGCATGTTTTCAAACGACCTATCTATCGATTTAGGTACAGCCAACACACTTATTTACGTCAAAGGACAGGGCATTGTTCTTGATGAGCCTTCAGTAGTCGCCATTCGCCAAGACAAAGGTCGCGGCGGAAAAACCGTCGCAGCCGTTGGTCACGCTGCAAAACAAATGTTAGGTCGTACGCCGGGCAATATTTCTGCCATTCGTCCGATGAAAGACGGCGTTATCGCTGACTTCTACGTGACTGAAAAAATGCTGCAACACTTCATTCGCAGCGTGCACGACAACAGCATTCTGAAACCAAGCCCACGCGTACTGGTTTGTGTTCCTTGTGGTTCGACTCAGGTTGAGCGTCGTGCGATTCGTGAATCGGCACTGGGTGCAGGTGCTCGTGAAGTTTACCTGATCGATGAGCCAATGGCGGCCGCGATCGGTGCTGGTCTGCGTGTTTCTGAACCGACGGGTTCAATGGTGGTCGATATCGGTGGCGGTACAACCGAAGTGGCGGTTATCTCGCTGAACGGCGTGGTTTACTCGTCATCTGTTCGTATCGGTGGTGACCGTTTTGATGAAGCGATCATTAACTACGTGCGCCGTAACTACGGTAGCTTGATCGGTGAAGCAACCGCAGAAAAGATCAAACACGAAATCGGTTCAGCGTACCCAGGCGATGAAGTTCAGGAAATCGAAGTCCGTGGTCGTAACCTGGCTGAAGGTGTGCCACGTAGCTTTACGCTGAATTCGAACGAAATTCTGGAAGCGCTGCAAGAGCCACTGACTGGTATTGTATCTGCCGTGATGGTTGCGTTGGAACAGTGTCCGCCAGAGCTGGCTTCTGATATTTCAGAAAACGGTATGGTGCTCACTGGCGGCGGCGCGCTGCTGAAAGATCTGGATCGCCTGCTGACGGAAGAAACGGGTATTCCTGTCGTTATCGCTGAAGATCCACTGACCTGTGTGGCTCGTGGCGGCGGTAAAGCTCTTGAAATGATCGATATGCATGGTGGTGATCTCTTTAGCGACGAGTAA